In Rutidosis leptorrhynchoides isolate AG116_Rl617_1_P2 chromosome 2, CSIRO_AGI_Rlap_v1, whole genome shotgun sequence, one genomic interval encodes:
- the LOC139888052 gene encoding uncharacterized protein → MTTGTSPLEGDINSPNHPLYLHQSDHPGLILISKKLTGSENYSSWRRSIMIALNAKNKLKIVTGEITEPAANSNVKALWDRINDMIISWLLNTITDQIGNSLSFINLAAALWKEL, encoded by the coding sequence ATGACAACTGGCACATCACCACTTGAAGGTGACATCAACTCACCTAATCATCCATTGTATCTTCATCAGAGTGATCATCCCGGATTAATCCTCATCTCGAAGAAGCTCACAGGATCTGAAAACTACAGTTCATGGAGACGGTCAATCATGATTGCTCTAAATGCTAAAAACAAATTGAAGATAGTAACCGGAGAGATTACTGAACCTGCTGCTAACTCAAATGTCAAGGCACTTTGGGATAGGATAAATGACATGATCATATCGTGGCTGCTGAACACCATTACAGATCAAATTGGCAACTCACTAAGCTTCATTAACTTAGCTGCTGCACTCTGGAAAGAACTATAA